CATGACCCGGCTGCCCGAGGCCATTGAGTTCGGACGCAGGCACGGCTTTCCGGTCCTCACGGTGCAGGATCTGATCCAATACCGGAGTTCCCTTGCATTAAAGGCCTCCTGATCCCCTGCCCCTGGCCTGTTTCCGGCCAGGGGCCCCCCTTCAGATAGGGCGCGATCAATTTCAGTTCATTGGGCCGGATTGAGCCTTGCATTTTTCAAGATACCGGCAAAAGGCCGAAGACATCTGATTCCTCCACCATCTGTACCCGGAACAACGGCCATGGGAAATGGCTGGTTCAAAAAACACCTTGACTGTCTGAGTGGTTCCTGATATTTTTTATAAAAGTGTATATACACATATATAGTCGGCAGGCTAAAACAGGTCACCGGCAGAATGAAACCGCCTTCACACGAAAAGGATACGTTCATGACAACCCTGGCAGACGGAAAGAAAAATAAAAACATTTATGCCCAAAGCCCCTGTATCTGCGGGAATTTAAGACGGGCTGGCCGGCTGGCCACAAAGGTGTACGACGCTTGTTTTCAACCCATCGGGATTAAGGTCACCCAGTACACCCTGCTGCTGGCAATTCAGCGGCTGGGGACTGTCACGGTCACAAAGCTTGCCGAAGAGGTGATCCTGGAGCGGACCACATGTACGCGGAACCTGAACATTCTGGAAGGCAAATCTTTAATCTGTTTTCAGCAGGGGCCGGATAAACGAATGAAACTTATTGCACTCACCAAAGAGGGTGTCGACAAAACAAACGCGGCCAAGCCCCTGTGGCAGGAAGCCCAAAAGGTGATGTTTGATACAATCGGAGAGGAAAATGCCTTGGCGCTCCTTGACGAATTAACCCGGATTATCGCGCTGCTCCGCCAGCAATAATTTTTTTTGCTAAAATAAGTGCATATACACATTTTTATGATTGGACGTATTTTAATTCATAGCGGAAAAGATAAAGGAGGAAGGGGATGGAAAATAAATTTTTATTGTGGTTTGCAATGATGTTTCCCCTGGTGTTCTCAGCCGGACCTGCAAATATCACCATGGCCTCACTGGGGGCCCGGTTCGGGTTTGCAACATCACTGCCGTTTATCTGCGGGATTAATCTGGTTGTCCTGCTGCACGCCCTGCTCATCGGATTCGGCGCCGGCACGTTCCTGGAAAAATACCCCGACCTGTTCCGGTTTCTGCAATACGCAGGTTCTGCCTATCTGATTTATCTTGCGTTCAAATTTTTCAGATCAGCCAGGCCTGAGGCAAAACGCTTGTCAGACAGCGCGCCCAGTTTTCTGGACGGCATTATCCTTCAAATGCTCAACGTGAAGGTGGTCACGGTCACCATGGTCATGTTTTCCCAGTTCCTTGAAACAGGGCCCGACCAGTTGTCCTGGGTGGTCATGCTCGCGGCGGGACTTGCAACCCTTACCACCTGCGCCACCATGACCTGGGCTGCCGGCGCCGCCTGGCTGACCCGGACCTTTGCCACTGAAAAATCCGTCAAGTTGCAGGGCTATATCTTCGGCTCCATGCTCATCGCGGTCTCCATCTGGATATTGCTTTAAAAAAGCCTCTTTAAAATTTTTGGATGCCTTACCGGCGGCGGGCGGGGTTACCCGGCTACTGCCTGGTTCGCCCATCTTGGCGCGGACGAGCATTGGATAAAATCATGAATAAGAAGTTTAAGGTAGCTTTCAACAATTATGTGGCGCTGGCGCATATGTGGTGGATGCCCTGAACACGCATGACTATTATATTTTGACACGTAATCAGTTTGTCTGCTTCAACCCGGTGCATACCAGCGCGGCTGATGCGGTTGGTTGAATAGACAAAGAAGCGAAGGCAGAAAACTGCCCAGACTGATCGGTGCGCATCGCAGTCATTCCCTGCTGTTTCAACTGCCCGTCATGGGGTGGGATATCGTATCTGTTTCATGAGGTCCTCCGGACTGATTTACATGCCCCGGCACTGACCAGGGCCATCACAGCGATGACACAAAGGACCGCCATCCATTGAATACCCGAGGATGTCATCTGGGTGGTATCGTCCTCTGATTTGATTTTTTCCATCTTATATCCTTCGACCATTTGGTTCTCCGGACTGTCATCAGCGCTGGCAGACAAGGGTTTGGACGGTTGTTGATCCGGGGATGGGGCATTGAGCTGATCAATCAACTGATGTCTTTCTTCCACCTGCTGGTCCAGCGGCTGCCGGGCCATCTGCTCAACAGCCAGCTTGAACTGGGCCGCAAGTTCCGGGCTGACCACCCCGGGAATGGAAATAATGGAGACCACCATCTGGTTGAGCAGCGGGTTGTTGCAGGTGTGATCACAGCAGGCGATCCCTCTGGAGACCACGCTTCCGGCATATTCAGCGGCCAGGGTCTGCAACTGTTCGTGACCGGCCTGCCAATACCCCTTGCGGTGGGTTTCCAGCATCCGGCCGGCAATGGATTGAAATGCCCAGGGAGAGGCCTTGTCAAAAAACGCTTTCAGATCAAGATCATATTTGTCAGTGACATATACCTCATAGGTCTGCTGCCATTTGGCCTCATCCACCAGCCCCTCGGTGGTCATGTCCCACCCCCATAAATATTCCACAAAATCGGACATGGCCCTGGCGCCGGCATACCCTTCCACCTTCATGCCTGAAATCCATTTGGGATTCAGATACCGGGCCCGCATTTCCCGTCCCAGAGTCAGCCCCAGGGATTCCACCTGGACACGGCCCCTGGTCTGCTGCCGGATGATCAGGGGCCGGGGTGCCCTGCCGGCTTCTCTGGTAACGGCCATGGCCAGGCCGCCCAGATATTGGAACATATCATCATTGTCCAGCAGGCCGTATACATTGGAAGAACGGGAGTGCACGGTCGTGTCCACCTGGGCCAGCTGGGCTTTCAGGGCATCTTTGGCAAAAATTCCCCAGCTCTCGGATCTTTCCTGCCCGTCCCTTCCCTGTCCAAAGGCATATCCCACCCGGTTCTCATACACCTCCACCACCGCATCAGGATCATCCCATTTGGATGAGCCGGAGGCCATTTCACTGACACCGTTGCCATAGGCACCGGGCGGCTCACTGAATACCCGGAACCGCGACATCTCATCGGCTGTTTCCGGATCCATACCCTGGCCGATCAACCGGGTTTTGATCCGGGCCGTATTCCTGGCGATCAGATTTTCCACATCGGTCTGGCGTTCCGCCAGG
Above is a window of Desulfotignum balticum DSM 7044 DNA encoding:
- a CDS encoding MarR family winged helix-turn-helix transcriptional regulator, which encodes MTTLADGKKNKNIYAQSPCICGNLRRAGRLATKVYDACFQPIGIKVTQYTLLLAIQRLGTVTVTKLAEEVILERTTCTRNLNILEGKSLICFQQGPDKRMKLIALTKEGVDKTNAAKPLWQEAQKVMFDTIGEENALALLDELTRIIALLRQQ
- a CDS encoding LysE family translocator — protein: MENKFLLWFAMMFPLVFSAGPANITMASLGARFGFATSLPFICGINLVVLLHALLIGFGAGTFLEKYPDLFRFLQYAGSAYLIYLAFKFFRSARPEAKRLSDSAPSFLDGIILQMLNVKVVTVTMVMFSQFLETGPDQLSWVVMLAAGLATLTTCATMTWAAGAAWLTRTFATEKSVKLQGYIFGSMLIAVSIWILL